CATCGATTGAATCTTTGCCGATGAGAGCGGATCGCCATTTGCATAATGCTCTAGCCATTTTTGACAGATCACATTAGGCTGATCGGGTAAATTGGCCAAGTCCCAGCCAGGGATTTCTAATTCCTGCATTAGGTTATTAACCTTGGGATCATAACTAATCCCCCAGCAACGCGATCCCTCTGCGGCGGCCATGATCAGGCCATGTAAGCGCATGGCGATCGTCATTTCCACCCCCTTAAATATGCCCTTGAGCGATCGTGGATCTTCTTGCACCATAATTGTGGCATTGGCTGGTGATAGATCGTAAATTTGTTGGGCGATCTGCATGTCTTGCGCTGGCTGAAACGGCAAGATCAGCAAGTGGGCACCGGTTGCTTTTTGGAGGTTACACAAGGCAATGCCCAGATTTTGTAATCGCTTGCTGGTTAACAGGGGATGATCGCGTAATACTACCGCTACACGCGGCGCAGGCAACGAGGATAGGTTGAGGACAAGTTGCGATCGCAAAGCCCAAACCGGATCGGGTGCTAATAAACAAGGGATTTGCCAATCGGCGAGGAGATGAGCGGAATTACTATCGCGCACACTCACCAAATCACAGGCTTGATAGGCTCGTTTGGCGATCTTCTGGCTGAATTTTTGGTGGAGCGGGCCAACCCCCTGAGCCCAGGCCACTGTAACCAGGTTCATTTGCTTGGCTAAACCCATCAAACCAGCATAATAGATGGGGTTCCGCCAACTAGTGGCATCCTGGATCAAGCTGCCGCCCCCCCAGATAAAAATATCTGCCTGTTTGATTACGTCGATCAAATTCCAAACATTTTTGCGATCGCAGGCTTGAACCTGGTGTAGTTCTTCGGTCATGGCAGGATCGCCAGAAAGCACGATCGGCACAATGTCCTTAGGTAAAAGCTGGAGCAAGGTTGCTAACAATGCCTCGTCGCCACCATTGCCCATGCCATAATAACCACACAAAATCGCTCGCCGCATTGATTTAGGTTCTTGGTTCCTCAGTTCCTATAATTTCTTGAATAATTCTTTAGTAATCATGTACAACCTAGCAATTAACAAACAACATTACGATCGGGTTGTAATCGGCATAAAACATCTGTAATTTTTCCTGTTGCATTGGCATAATCCATAGAACCCATATAATCCGTCAAAATCTGGTGGTGGATTAGTGGTGGATGATTAGACGCAGGAGCCATTTGCCGTGAATGTTTATTGTCGGTGTTTATAACTGGTTGAGCGCATTGCCATTATTCTCCTTGCAGTTAACTATCTCATAGTTAAAGCGATCGATTGCTTTAAACTGCTGTAATCTTGATTAACTGTTGCAATATCGAAAGTTTTAGTGATTGAAGAAACTATTCACTAGGTTGGAGACGCTAATCTAGTGGTTTGCTTTCCACAGTTCATATTGCCAACCTTTTGTTATCTTGGAATGACATTAAAGTTGTCTAAGAAATTAAGTTGATTGCTAAGTTTTTACCAGCCGAATTTTTGAGAGCGCAAGTTAGGATTACGGCGATTCAATATCTAGAACAATATCTAGATCAATATCTTGCCCAATATCCTGTTTCGCTTGGTTTCCAGCAACATGACCGGGCAAAAATTGTGACGCATTGGCAAACCCAAGAAATTCTGATCAAGCCCTGCTACCCCAACTACCAGGCTCATTACTCTTGCCCAGTGGCTTTTCAGCTTGCCCATGATCTAAATCAATATTTAAATCGCTTCAACTCGCCAGCCATTGATCAATTGCCCTCAACAAAAGAGCAAAGCTCAAATCAATCCCAGCCAAACCGATCGCCCCATCTTGAAATAGCGCCGCTGAACCCAGAGCAGATCGCCCAGGCTCTCAGCGATCGATTACAGCATTTAAATCATCGATTAACAATTTCAACAATTTCAGCCCCAGAAATTGAGTTACTCGCCACATCTTCACAGTTTTACGCAGTAGCAGCGATCGGTGGGCATTTAAACTTCAGGCTGAGCGATCGCTACCTGGCCGATTGTCTGAGTGCCTATTTAAGCTATTTCAAAAATTTAAATGTAAATTGCGATGATGCTCCTAGCGATCAGATCGATCAACGAAACAAGCAAAACGATCTAAATGCCCCAGTTAATCGCTCTATTCATTCAATCGATCGCGCCAGATCTCTGAATAAGCCAAACTCAGCTTATCCAAGCCAACAGAGCAAATTCCCTGGCTATACCTATGTGCAATATGCCTATGCTACATGTGAGGCCATGTTGCAGCTTGCCCAACAGGAGGGTTTAGCAAATGCCAGTGCGGCTGATTTTAATTGGTCATTCCTTTCACATCCTGAAAAATCCAATCAATTCAATCAATTCGATCGCGCCCTCCAATCCCCAGCCTCCCCTTCTAGATTGATATTCCAAACAGAGCCAGAATTGCAGTTGATCGTAGAAATTTTAAAAATTGGCGATTACTTTCTCTCCTCAAATATTCCTGATGGCCAACCCCCACCAAATGTCCGCCAATGGCAAAAAGCAGCTTATGGATTAGCTTTAAGTTGCCTGATTTTTTATGAGCATTGCCCTATGTTTGGGGTAAGCCCAGCGATCGCCATTGCCAGGGTGGGGCTATTTGCTCTAACCCAACAGCTAATTAAGCTTCTGGTGGGGAATTTGATTGATTTGCCAACCCAGCTATAAAGAAAAATAAAACAGTTATAAATCTTCACCATTGCCGCTCTTATTTCTGCAATTACCAATAGAGCGGTAGAAGCTATGCATAACAAGCCTTTCGATTAAGTCTAACTATGCCGATCGAACTATGCCAAACCAAAGAGCCCCGATCGCTCAGATCACCTCCAAAAGGGTGATTGATTATCTAGCCCGCAATCGCTATATTGGTTGCACTCCTCTATGGCGTACGTGACTACCAATAATGTTTGTTGATCGATAATTTTTTGATTAGGGAGCGTTCTCGTCTTAGCGACGGTATACCAGACCAGTATCTGGAAACCTCAATCGACTAAGTGTTCTGTTCCCACCTGGTTTCCAGGATCAAAAACTGCGGTGAGACGGCGTTGTGGAGGAGCCTTTAACTAAAGTTTTTTGCAGGACTAGGCTTTTTAAGACTAATTTTTGCCCCTTTCGCAATTAATCGCAATTAATGATTAGTTTCGCTGATCGAGAGACGATAATCAGTGGCAGAGCCATCGATCGAGGCGATCCAAATTTGATATTCGCCTAGCGCCCAGGCTCCAGAAATTTCCGGCGATCGACCGGTTTGGCAAAACACTCCATCTGGCCCTTTTACCAGCAACGAAATATTCTTAGATATCCCTTCCGCTTTGATACTAAGTTGCCCAAACGGATTTATCAATTGCAATACATGATTAGGCTTGGATTGAGTTAAGCCCTGGCAATCGCCCACAGCATTACTACCAGCGATCGCCTGCAATTGCATCGCTCCACTTGCCTTACCAGCATAGGTGATTGGATCAGGGCTGAACCGAGGCGCGATCGGGCTAAACATATTCTGGCTGGAGGCAATCCCTGGCCAACCAGAAAAGGCAGTTAAAACCGCTACCGCGATCGCTGCTTGAGTTATTTTTTTTAGCCCCAACTTAGCCCTCATCCCAATGCTGCGCTTAGCTTGGTTGGCAACGATCGGAGCTAGCGCGGTTTGGTTCATTGTTTGCAAAAATTTCTGGTCGATCATTTTTGAGCTATTTCACTAATCGAAAGCGTATAGTTGACCGATTGGTTAGCATTACCAGTGCCAACCCAGATTTGATAATTACCCTGGCTTAATCGCCTGGTGATCTGGGGATTGCGGCCACGATATTCATCATCGGCACAAATTACTAATCCATTATCGCCCTTCACCAGCAAAGTCAAATCCGCATTGATATTTGGGGTATGTACCAGCATATCAACCAGAGGGAAATCTTCGGTCAACTGGACTACGTGATTGGGGTTTTGATTACTAAAACCACGGCATCTGCCCTGCATCCCAGCCAGACTGGGAATACTCTTGCCCCCGCCAGCGCTGCCAGCCAGTTCGATCGGGTCGGGTCTAAAATTTCGCGCCAGAGATAATGATTTGGTTTGCGCCGTGACACTTCCTGCCAGAACCGCGATCGATCCGCTAGCCACAACCAAAGCACCAATCAAACTTAAGCCTTTGCGTAAAGTTTTATCCATTTTCTCAATCCTCCCCGCCATAGTTACGTTGCCCAACTAAACAATCTAAATCACATTTAAATATCGCATTAAATAACGATACATCTGGAACCAGAATCCCCTAGATTGCAATCCTAAACTCTTAGCCGCTGTGCTGGCTGGATTTGTAAGAATTGTCAACAATCAGGATTAAGCATTTATTTGTCCACAACTCAATGACGTAGCTCTTGGGATTAATGTTCCTTATAAGTATTAATTCTCATGGGGATTTAGCGATTGTAAAGCTATGTAAACATTTTAGCGTCATAACCGCACAACGTCTTGACAGGATTTTTGAATGACGGTTATATTATGCCCATACCCGGGTAAACCAAATTAGCAAAAAGTATATGCACGACAAGCAAAAGGTAACCCTTTACCTATCAGCGGACTTACACCGCCAACTAAAGATTCGCTCGGCGATCGATCAGGAATCTATGTCGGAGTTGGCAGCAAAGGCAATTTCTTTTTATCTCTCCCATGCTGAGGTGGTAGAAAGAGCCGGAGTCGGATATACGCACCAGGTTCATAACTGTCCTGCTTGCGAACAGACTCTTGTTATTAAAGAGGGTGAATTGTTGGCAGTCGGTGGCGATCGGAGCGATCGCAATGGCTCAGTCCAGACCCCTGCGCTGACCGGCCATGATGAAGAGTTAGTCACAGTTAGATAGATCGCCTAAGGGTATTGATCCAGGATACTGGCATCTAAATATCCAATATATCCAGATATGCCAGTAAGCTAGCCAAATTCTAATAGCATTGCCCCGGTCTGAAGTCATAGGTTAAGTAGTTACAAATCTAATAGATTATCAACTTTAATCTACTGCATCAGCAGATTTATCCAAGATTAATCAAGGATCAGCAGCTAATATTAAGAGCTCCAAGCCTAATTTTGATTTAGAACGATTTAGATCATTTTAGATCAGAACGATTAAGTGCTAGAGCAGGTTCTAAGCTCCTTGGTTTACGATTCGGTTTATCCCTCCTCACCACAAGCTTTGATTAAGCTTTAAGAAATTAAGCTAATAGGCCATGCGAGAAGAACTTAGTATCCTTATCCAAGCTCAGTATCCCTTGATCTATCTCAACACCTCGGAAGAGGAAAGAGCAGAACAAGCGATCGCTGCCATTGCCCAAATCAAGCCAGCTAGAGCATTATTCACCTGGACTGTAACCCGTGGCATGGTTGAGTATGGGCAGGTTAATGCTACTCAACACAACACAATCTCACCACAGGCCGCGATCGAATGGGCAATTCGCCACAAAGATCCAGCTATATTTGTATTCAAAGATATCCATCCCTTTGTAGAAAATCCTGAAGTTTGTCGTTGGCTCCGTGATGCTGTAGCCAGTTTTAAAGGCACGCTTAAAAGCATTATTATGATGTCATCGGTGCAATCGGTGCCGATCGAACTAGAAAAGGAAGTAGTAGTCCTCGACTTCCCCCTACCCGACATCCAGGAAATAGAAGCGGTGTTAGCGGAGCAACTAGGACAATCGCGCTATCACAAAATGCAGCCTGATACTAAGGAAAAATTGGTGAGGGCGGCTCAGGGATTAACCCGCGATGAAGCCGAGAAAGTCTACCGTAAAGCCCAGGTAACCACAGGCAAGCTCACTGAGAACGAAGTGCAGATTGTGCTGACCGAAAAGCAGCAACTGGTTAGACGCAATGGCATTCTTGAATATTTAGACTGCGAAGAGGGCATGGGTTCGGTTGGTGGCCTGGAAGAATTAAAACATTGGTTAACGGAGCGCACTACGGCGTTTAGTTCCAAGGCTAGGGAATATGGCCTTCCCCAACCAAAGGGGATGCTAATCATTGGTGTACCCGGCTGTGGTAAGTCGTTGATTGCCAAAACTACTTCTAAGCTCTGGTCTTTGCCCCTGGTACGATTGGATATGGGTCGGGTATATGACGGTAGCACCGTGGGCCGATCGGAAGCGAATCTCCGTAATGCTCTCAAGGTGGCCGAATCGATCGCCCCGGTCATTCTCTTCATTGATGAACTAGATAAAGCTTTTGCCGGTGGTGCTGGCTCTGCCGACTCTGATGGTGGTACTTCTTCACGGATTTTTGGTTCTTTCCTGACCTGGATGCAAGAAAAAACTTCACCAGTATTTGTAATGGCCACTGCCAATCGGGTCGATCGCCTACCCAGTGAATTCTTGCGCAAGGGTCGCTTTGATGAATTATTCTTTATTGATCTGCCGAACCAGGATGAGCGTCGCGCTATCTTCCAAATTCACCTCAACAAGCGCCGTTCTGACCTGAGCAGATTTGACATTGACCAACTGGCGAAGGAAATTACCGAAGGATTTTCTGGCGCTGAGATCGAGCAAGCCTTGATCGCCGCCATGTACACAGCTTTTTCGCAGGGCAGGGAATTTACCCAACTTGATATCATCTCAGCAATCAAGTCAACCACCCCACTATCGCGCACCATGACCGAACAGGTCGCTGCACTCCGCGATTGGGCCAGGTTGAGGGCTCGCCCTGCGGCAACTACAGACGCTGAATACCAGCGAATGGAGTTCTAAACAAGCTTTCCCGGTTGGCTGAGCCGGGTAAGGCTAGCACCACCAATGCTAGCAACTGATACAGCCACACCCACACAACTACTAACTTTGCTTAGTAATTAGCGGGTATCTCTCTCGGTTAACACTTTTTTCAGGAGTAGTATCATTATGTCTCACTTTAGCACCCTTCGCACCAAAATCACCGATGCGGAAATCCTAAAGTCTTCTTTGCGCGATCTTGGCATTAGCGTCAATGCCAATGCCGATGTGCGTGGTTACAATGGCCAGCGTGTGCGGGCTGAAATCGTAGCTACCCTCGAAGGTGACTATGATCTAGGTTGGTCTCGCAATGGCGATGGCTCTTTTGATCTGATCGCTGACCTCTGGGGTGTTGCCAAGAAGCATAACCAAACTGAGTTGATCAACTCGATCAATCAAAAGTATGCGGTTACCAAGACCCTCAGCGAAGTCAAGCGTCCTGGCCTGAGCAATGCCAATGTAAGATTGGTTGTACAGTAGCCGAGCGCACAAATCGTACAAATTCTTCTTAAACTACCTAGGTTTCAAGTTCCTTGGGCTAGCCAAATGCTAGCCTTTTTGTTTGGCGTTACCTATTAGAAATCAAAGTAAATAAACGGTAGATTGCTCTGCGGTCCAAACATTGCCACCAGATACAAACTAATTGGCACTAAAAATAACTTAGCCTGCCAGGTAAGTTGCCACTTGGCGCGATCGCACCTGTAGGCAAAAATCATCGCCATCACGATCGCCAGACACAGCAAACCAATCTGGGCTGGCGTAACCTGCAAGGTTTCCACATAGATCTTCAGGCCAAACTGTGGATCGGCAGCCTGCCCCCACAATCGATTTAGCATCACCTGCATATCTGCCCACTTTGGCAATCGAAATGGAATCCAGCTCACCAATACTGCTAGTTGAGTGATCAAAATGCCTAGGATTTTGCCCCATTGCGATCGCCAGAACTCCACAAAGCCATTGAACCTGGTGCCCACCACCATAAACAAACGATGGGCGATCAAATAGAGGCCATGCAATCCACCCCAGAGAATGAAGCCCCACTGTGCTCCGTGCCAGATCCCGGCCACCAGCATCACGATCAACAAATTCAGGCAGGTAATAATCAAGCCACGCCGCGATCCCCCTAGGGGAATATAGACAAAATCGCGCAACCAATGACCCAGTGTAATATTCCAGCGTCGCCAGAACTCACTGATGCTGGCTGCCAGATAGGGAAAGTCAAAGTTTTGTGGTAATTCAATCCCTAATAGCAGGGCACTTCCCCTGGCGATGTCGATGTAGCCGCTAAAGTCAAAATAAATCTGTAAACCAAAGCCAACCAGTGCTAGCCATAGATCAACACTACCCGCTCGTTCAATGTTGGCCAGGGAAATATCCACAAATCGACCTAGATTATCAGCTACCAGACCTTTTTTAATCGCCCCAGCCGCAATCAACCACAGCCCCTCGGAAATGTCAGCAAGTTTGGGGTGAGTTGGTGAAACCAGTTGTTTAGCAAAGTCCTGATAACGTACGATCGGCCCGGAGAGAAGTTTTGGAAAGAAGGACTTATAGGTGAAAAAGCCCCAGAAATCCTGAGTGGGGGCAGTGCCGCGATAGACATCGATCAAAAAGGCGATCATCTCGAAGGAGAAAAAGCTAATTGCGATCGGCGCGATCACATTCTGGTCTGCCCAATTAGCTAACTCAATTCCTCCCTGCCAACTGGCCAGAATGCCAATGTTGCCCATCAAAAAGGAAATATATTTAAACCCCAGCAGCAATAACACATTAAAGCCAATCCCCAAGCTTAATAGGGCAATGCGATAGTTACGCTGGCGCGATCGCTTGATTGCAAAACCCAAGCCAAAGTTAACTAACGTACTAGCAATCAACAGCGCTACTGCTTGGCGCTGTAACAACATATAAAAAAGTAAACTCGCCGTTAGCAAAATGCCAAGGCGAGCCTGCAAATGAGGAGTTAACCAGTAGATCACAGCAATGCAAATTAAAAAAGCACCGTACTCGACTGATAGAAAGTCCATACCTAATTAGCCACTTCTGTTTTGAACTGCTCAGTTTCCTGTGCAGCCCCAGTAGAGGTTTTCAGCGGCAACCATTCCGGTAAGGTGGTCGAATCATTCTCAACCTGCAACTGCACACAGGCAATAGTATCCGAAAGTATTGAACTTGCCATCATTCCGGTGTGAATTTCTAGTTGCCCGGATGGCAGCGCTTCAAAAATTAGATGTTGACCAGGAAATGCAACCCGCTCAAAATACCAATCAGGCACGTTAGTAATGCGTACCACCTGAATCTTGCTGGTTGTGTTGGTGTAGCAACAAACTATTTTTTGATTGCCCGCAGGCACTGGATCAAGCAATTGTGACATAACCATTTTTTTCGCCAAGCAGACTGAACAGCCCAGGTTTATATTTCTTTGATAAGTTGTCGCTTACTATTTGAATTTATTTTTAGTTTGAGTCTAGCCAATTAATTAAAATTTATTAAATTAGCTGAATGGCAATAATTTAGATCGCCAAAAGACTAGAGCATTAATCTTGCAGGGCAGATTAGCATAAACAATTTGTAAGATTTGTAAATCCTAGTAGTGGATTGTTTAGCGATCGCCCCCGATCCTTCCATGCCGATGTTTTTGCGGAGAAAGTATTAATCACTTTTTCTCAGACTTGGTCAGACTTAACTTGGTCATACTTAGTTAATAAGCATAGACAGTAACAACGTCAAAAAATGATTAAAAACTAGTTAAATCTATTTACAGCAAAAGTTAAGTACCACAAAAGTTTTAACCTTGCTTCCGACATTGCGATCGCCAGTAAATTTAAGCTAACCATAAACTCTGATAAGACAGTAGCATCGATCTAATTGGGCTAGTTGTAAAAGCTATTACCAATGAGCCGCTTTTATGCTAAAGGGAGAAACATTTATATCTTTAGGTAAGCCCAGGATCTAGATGGTACAGGTAAAATAAGATATGTGAACTTTTTTTGCGTTACGCTTCTTTTAGTAAATTAAATATAAATCAGGCTTCAGCCCAATATATTAATCCAAAATATAATTATGTCTGCCGTCGATCGCATCCTCTATGTCCGCCTGCCATGTAACCCCATTTTCCCGATCGGGGTGGTGTATCTGGCCGATCACATCCACAAGATTGCGCCCCAGGTAGAACAGTCCATTTTTGACATGGGTACTGTGGCTCCGCTGGATTTCCATAAGGCACTAGACCAAAGTATCGATCGGTTCAAGCCAGATTTATTAGTTTTCTCCTGGCGGGATATTCAAATTTATGCGCCAGTGGGTGGGCGCGGCGGCAACCCGCTCCAGAATGCATTTGAGTTTTACTATGGCAAAAGTCCCTTAACACGGTTACGAGGGGCATTCAATGGCTTGCGGTTATTTGGAGCCTACTACAGTGAGTTATGGCGGAATTCTTTGCTAATCCGCCAGGGCGTGAAACGGGCTCAGCGCTATAGCCCCAGGGCCAGGGCGGTGATTGGTGGTGGTGCGGTTAGTGTTTTTTATGAGCAGCTTGCTGGAATGATGCCCCAGAATACGATCATTTCCGTGGGTGAGGGTGAGACGCTGTTGCAAAAGCTGGTGTTTGACCAGAGTATTGCCAATGAACGTTGCTATACGGTGGGCGTAACTACACCCCGCGATCGCCTGATCCACGAAGCCCCAGAGCCGATCGAAAAGAGCGCCTGTGATTATGACTACATCGAATCGATCTGGGATAAGTTTAACTACTATTTCCGCGACAATGATTTTTACATTGGCGTGCAAACCAAGCGCGGTTGTCCCCATAATTGCTGCTATTGCATCTACACCACGATCGAAGGTAAACAGGTGCGGATCAATCCGGCTGATGAAGTGGTGGCGGAAATGCGCCAACTTTACGATCGCGGCATTCGCAATTTCTGGTTTACTGATGCCCAGTTTATTCCGGCGAAGCGGTTTATCCCCGATGCGATCGAGCTATTGCAAAAAATCCTGGCTTCGGGCATGGATGATATTAGCTGGGCGGCCTATATTCGCGCTGATAACCTCACGCCGGAGTTGTGCGATCTGATGGTGGCGACGGGGATGAATTACTTTGAGATTGGTATCACCAGCGGCTCCCAGGAGTTAATTCGCAAGATGCGGATGGGCTATAACCTGCGATCGGTGTTGCAAAATTGCCGCGATCTCAAGGCGGCGGGGTTTAATGAACTGGTGTCGGTGAATTATTCGTTTAATGTGATCGATGAAAATTTTGATACGATCCGCCAGACGATCGCATATCACCGAGAGCTGGAAGCAATCTTTGGCCGGGATAAGGTGGAGCCTGCGATCTTCTTTATTGGTTTGCAACCGCACACGCACCTGGAGGAATATGCGATCAAAAATGAGATCCTGAAGCCGGATTATGACCCGATGAGCATGATGCCCTGGAATGCGAAAAAACTGCTCTGGAACCCGGAACCGCTGGGATCGTATTTTGGTGAGGTGTGCCTGGAGGCATGGCAGCGGGATGAAACCGATTTTGGTCGCGCGGTGATGGACATCCTGGAGGAGCGATTGGGCAGAGCCCCGCTGGAGGAGGCTTTGACTGCGCCGATTAGTTTGTCTGCACCGGAAAAGAAGATGACCGCAGCGGTTTAGGTTTATTAATTACAGTTGAATATCTAGAAGGGCTTGGGTTTTCTCAAGCTCTTTTTTTTTTGTTGATGTGTAGTCCCCTTGCGGGGTAATGGGTTTGAAAGATTTACACCACTCCAGTAACACTAAGAACTACAAAAACTAGTTTCAGTCCCCTTGCGGGGTAATGGGTTTGAAAGTAATCTATGCATCGAGATTGTGTCATACCAAGACTGGGGTTTCAGTCCCCTTGCGGGGTAATGGGTTTGAAAGAGGCATGTATTTTTTTGTTTAACCCTAGGAGGGTGATGGAAAAGAGTTTCAGTCCCCTTGCGGGGTAATGGGTTTGAAAGTTTCTCACAGGAGCCCCCCACCGATGGAGAGAATGTTCTTGTTTCAGTCCCCTTGCGGGGTAATGGGTTTGAAAGCAATCTGGCTGCGCGGGCAGGGGATGTAGAGATAAAGTTTCAGTCCCCTTGCGGGGTAATGGGTTTGAAAGTTCCATACAAGAACCTATGCTGCTTTCTGTGATGAAATGGTTTCAGTCCCCTTGCGGGGTAATGGGTTTGAAAGACGCACGACTTTATGGTTGCGATGGAGAAGGATGAAGTGTTTCAGTCCCCTTGCGGGGTAATGGGTTTGAAAGAGCCCCTATTTTGAGCCCATACCCAGAGCGGCATCTGGAGGTCAAATCTCCATAGGTCATATTTACTGAGAAAAACATGCCATTATTGCCACTAAAAACAAACTTTGGAGAGCTGAAACCCTTGCTAGGCAAGGCATCTCCAGAGGTCAACGTAACTATGCGGTTTTCAAGGATCTGGCGACCTGTGGAGATCACATAAACAACCTACTAAAAAATACCGTAAAAGTCCAGCGATCGAGCATTAACTTATGTAAAACCATTTCAATCCCAACGCCATCTAGTCCAAACCAGCGATCGCCATTAGACTAGAACCTATGGCCTTAATCAAACCCTTACCCACCCAACTAGTCCACCTGATCGCCGCCGGGGAAGTGATCGACTCCCTCGCTGCCGTCGTGCGGGAATTGGTAGAAAACGCGATCGATGCCCAGGCCACCCGCATCAGCCTAGCGATCAAAACTGAAAACCTTGCCAATTTATCAGTGCAAATCACCGACAACGGCATTGGCATCGACCTAGCCAACCTGCGACAGGCTGCCGCGCCCCACACCACCAGCAAGATCGCCAGAGCCGCAGACCTGCAAGCGATCGAGAGCTTAGGGTTCAGGGGTGAAGCATTGCACAGCTTGGCGCAACTCGCCGAATTGCAAATTTGTAGCCGCACCGAAACCGCCGACGCTGGCTGGCAGGTAACTTACGATCGCAATGGCCAGGTAATCGACGCGCCCAAAACCGTAGCGATCGCCCCCGGTACGATCGTGCAAGCGCAGCAAATTTTTAAATTCTATCCCGCTCGCCTGGAAGCCTTGCCCAGCATCTCGCAACAACTGCGACAGGTGCAGCTAATCATTCAACTGGCAGCGATCGCCCATCCCTACATCACCTGGCAGGCCAGCCTAAATCAAAAGAACTGGTTCAATATCTGGTCAGGGAAATATACCCACGATATTTTGCCGCAAATTGTGCGATCGCTCCAGCCCCAGAATCTTGTTACTGGGATTATTTCTGGTGCGGCGGTGCTTAATGAGATCGCGCCTAATAATATAGATATAAAAGGCGATCGTGATGATCTGGCGGAACAGCAGCAAATAACAGAAAATCAAAAATTCACCTATGCCAAAGCAGAGCAACATCAAAAGCAGTCTGAATTAGAGCATTTAAAAAACAAACAAACCGATCGCCTAGAGCCGGAAATTGCGATCACCCTGGGACTGCCCGATCGCGCCTCCCGCCATCGCCTCGATTGGGTTAAGGTTGCCCTCAATGGTCGCATGATCGATTGTCCAGAA
The sequence above is a segment of the Pseudanabaena sp. PCC 7367 genome. Coding sequences within it:
- a CDS encoding stress-responsive protein Ycf46 translates to MREELSILIQAQYPLIYLNTSEEERAEQAIAAIAQIKPARALFTWTVTRGMVEYGQVNATQHNTISPQAAIEWAIRHKDPAIFVFKDIHPFVENPEVCRWLRDAVASFKGTLKSIIMMSSVQSVPIELEKEVVVLDFPLPDIQEIEAVLAEQLGQSRYHKMQPDTKEKLVRAAQGLTRDEAEKVYRKAQVTTGKLTENEVQIVLTEKQQLVRRNGILEYLDCEEGMGSVGGLEELKHWLTERTTAFSSKAREYGLPQPKGMLIIGVPGCGKSLIAKTTSKLWSLPLVRLDMGRVYDGSTVGRSEANLRNALKVAESIAPVILFIDELDKAFAGGAGSADSDGGTSSRIFGSFLTWMQEKTSPVFVMATANRVDRLPSEFLRKGRFDELFFIDLPNQDERRAIFQIHLNKRRSDLSRFDIDQLAKEITEGFSGAEIEQALIAAMYTAFSQGREFTQLDIISAIKSTTPLSRTMTEQVAALRDWARLRARPAATTDAEYQRMEF
- a CDS encoding DUF1830 domain-containing protein — encoded protein: MSQLLDPVPAGNQKIVCCYTNTTSKIQVVRITNVPDWYFERVAFPGQHLIFEALPSGQLEIHTGMMASSILSDTIACVQLQVENDSTTLPEWLPLKTSTGAAQETEQFKTEVAN
- a CDS encoding MBOAT family O-acyltransferase; its protein translation is MDFLSVEYGAFLICIAVIYWLTPHLQARLGILLTASLLFYMLLQRQAVALLIASTLVNFGLGFAIKRSRQRNYRIALLSLGIGFNVLLLLGFKYISFLMGNIGILASWQGGIELANWADQNVIAPIAISFFSFEMIAFLIDVYRGTAPTQDFWGFFTYKSFFPKLLSGPIVRYQDFAKQLVSPTHPKLADISEGLWLIAAGAIKKGLVADNLGRFVDISLANIERAGSVDLWLALVGFGLQIYFDFSGYIDIARGSALLLGIELPQNFDFPYLAASISEFWRRWNITLGHWLRDFVYIPLGGSRRGLIITCLNLLIVMLVAGIWHGAQWGFILWGGLHGLYLIAHRLFMVVGTRFNGFVEFWRSQWGKILGILITQLAVLVSWIPFRLPKWADMQVMLNRLWGQAADPQFGLKIYVETLQVTPAQIGLLCLAIVMAMIFAYRCDRAKWQLTWQAKLFLVPISLYLVAMFGPQSNLPFIYFDF
- the csaB gene encoding polysaccharide pyruvyl transferase CsaB; this translates as MRRAILCGYYGMGNGGDEALLATLLQLLPKDIVPIVLSGDPAMTEELHQVQACDRKNVWNLIDVIKQADIFIWGGGSLIQDATSWRNPIYYAGLMGLAKQMNLVTVAWAQGVGPLHQKFSQKIAKRAYQACDLVSVRDSNSAHLLADWQIPCLLAPDPVWALRSQLVLNLSSLPAPRVAVVLRDHPLLTSKRLQNLGIALCNLQKATGAHLLILPFQPAQDMQIAQQIYDLSPANATIMVQEDPRSLKGIFKGVEMTIAMRLHGLIMAAAEGSRCWGISYDPKVNNLMQELEIPGWDLANLPDQPNVICQKWLEHYANGDPLSSAKIQSMGDRALIHQQLLANL
- a CDS encoding DUF1257 domain-containing protein; this encodes MSHFSTLRTKITDAEILKSSLRDLGISVNANADVRGYNGQRVRAEIVATLEGDYDLGWSRNGDGSFDLIADLWGVAKKHNQTELINSINQKYAVTKTLSEVKRPGLSNANVRLVVQ
- a CDS encoding photosystem II high light acclimation radical SAM protein, which gives rise to MSAVDRILYVRLPCNPIFPIGVVYLADHIHKIAPQVEQSIFDMGTVAPLDFHKALDQSIDRFKPDLLVFSWRDIQIYAPVGGRGGNPLQNAFEFYYGKSPLTRLRGAFNGLRLFGAYYSELWRNSLLIRQGVKRAQRYSPRARAVIGGGAVSVFYEQLAGMMPQNTIISVGEGETLLQKLVFDQSIANERCYTVGVTTPRDRLIHEAPEPIEKSACDYDYIESIWDKFNYYFRDNDFYIGVQTKRGCPHNCCYCIYTTIEGKQVRINPADEVVAEMRQLYDRGIRNFWFTDAQFIPAKRFIPDAIELLQKILASGMDDISWAAYIRADNLTPELCDLMVATGMNYFEIGITSGSQELIRKMRMGYNLRSVLQNCRDLKAAGFNELVSVNYSFNVIDENFDTIRQTIAYHRELEAIFGRDKVEPAIFFIGLQPHTHLEEYAIKNEILKPDYDPMSMMPWNAKKLLWNPEPLGSYFGEVCLEAWQRDETDFGRAVMDILEERLGRAPLEEALTAPISLSAPEKKMTAAV